The sequence below is a genomic window from bacterium.
CAGCTCCGAAGCGCCGGCCTCCGAATAGTCCGGAAACCCGAAACCCCCAGCAACGCCGGCGTCAGCGCCGCCTGTACTGGGATTCAACGTAAATTCCATAAATGAAATTATACCGACCCCAGTGACACATTCTCCCTTGAAATACAGCTGAAATGTCTATATACAGGTGCCCGCTTCTGTCCCTATTGAGCGGTGACAGTTTCGTAGATGCCTCGGGCTAGGCCGGCGAACACAATTTCTTGGAAGTCGGGGTCGTTGAGGCAGCGTTTGACGATTTCGTCGTTGTCGGCCATGCGGTCGATCATCAACTTGGGCAGCTCTTGGCGGATGGCGAGCTCGAACTTCTCGAAGGGGTTGGCTTCGGCGGTCTGACTGATGTTCTCGTCGTTCGCACCGTCTTCTTGTATCTGCTCGAAGAACAGCCGATCTGAATCGTCGAAAGCTGTGCGGAAGCGGTCTGTCGGGAATTTTGTGGGCGGTTTCAATCGGTGGTTGTTTCGCCGGTTGGGAGGCTGGCGGTGGCTGAGGGGGGATCGTCCGGGGCGAGCCGGGCGCGGTGATCGGGCGTCGTTTGGGCCGGGCGTGCTCGACGATCGCTCGGGAGATCTCGCGCGACGGCGGCCGCCGCCGGGGAGGCCCGCTCAAAGACACGGCGCCGATCGCCCGGCGGCCCGCAGAGGCCAACGACCGGAAGACGCCGGGGCATTGGGAAGGCGATCTCATAATCGGCAAAGGCGGCCGCCCCGCGACAGCCGCCCTGGTCGAGCGGACCACCCGGTTCACCATGCTGGTCCGCTTGCCCGACGGCCGAACGGCCGGTTCGCCGCACGCCGCGCTCACCACGGCACTGCCAAGCCTGCCCGACGGATTGGCACGCAGCCTCACCTGAGCATCCAGGGCAAGGAAATGGCCGATCACGCCCAGATCACCGCCGATACCGGTGTCCCGATCTACTTCTGCCGGCCCCCGTGCCCCTGGCAGCGCGGCACCAACGAGAACACCAACGGCCTGCTGCGCCAATACCTGCCCAAAGGAACCGACCTCTCACCGATCTCCCAACACGAACTCGACCAGATCGCCGCCGAGCCCAACGGCCGACCTCGACGAGTCCTCCAATGGATGACACCATTGGAGGCAATCAACCAAACAAGTGCAATGACCACATGAGAGCACCCACAAAAACTGACAGACCCGAAGACAGGCGGGAGGCGATATCGGTCCTCTTCGAAGAAGCTATCTCTTTCTTGGATACCCTCGGTGAGATACAGGCTGGGGCGGCAAGTGGGGCATCAACCGCGTGTGTGGGTGTTTGCCTCTAGTCTCCGTAACGGATTTTGACAGAGAGTGGTAGCCTCTACTAGTAAATCCACCTTCTGCAAATGACTCTGTGCGAGCATGTCAACGCATGTGCGCAGTTCGTGCAGCGAAAGGATTCTGCTTTGGCGCTGTCTGAGCTGCCAGACTTTGAGCGACCGCCGGTCATCGAGGTAGCACTCTCAGTTCAGTTCGAAGAATCGCTGGACATCCAGGCTTCCGGTGAGGACGTTCTCGCAGCTGCCTGGCCCGACTACGACCTCGAAATGCGTCCAGTACTGACGACGATGGGATTGGAACCGGGCGCGTTCGATCGGTCAGACGATGAAGCGGGAGACCTTAGGTTGTGGCTTTCGAATCCCGGCGGCAGTCGCGTGGTCCAGATACAGCATGATCGCCTCGCGGTTCATTGAACTCAAGAGGATTCAGAGGAGACGTATCCTCGTTTTCTTTCGTTGCGGGAGTTCTTCGTAGAGACATGGGACAAACTCGACGGTGCTGTCGGTGATCAGTTGGTGCCGGGCATCTGCCAAGTGCTCTATGTGAATCACATCGGTGCGGAGAGCGGCTGGCAAGGCCCTGAGGACACGGCCGAGATACTGGCACCTTGGGGTGGCATCATGAGCGATGACTTTCTTCCTGACCCCGGGATTGCTGCCACCTACCTGCACTTCCACATTCCTGATCCGGGCGAGTGGCTCGACATTCAGGCAGGCCCTGTAGGCGTTGATGATGAAATCGTCCTCGCGGTCTATCTCGCAGCTAGAGGAGTTGCGGCAACGCCCGATCTGAAAGGCGCTCTCGAATTCTTGGACCTCGCCCACGAATGGATTGTTCGAGGGTTTGCTTCGTTCACAACACCATCAGCACACAAGACATGGGGGCGAAAACAATGAACAGCCAAGCAGCGGGCCTCCTAGTCGAAACGCACCCCGTCGACGACTGTGAGAGCGGGGTCTTTCCGTGGGATCTAGAGACCATCTCGCGCCCCCTAAGAATTGTGGCCCCTGCGGCGTTCAATTTTTGGTTTCCCTTCGCTATGACCAGGAGAAGCCGTGGCGATGCTCTGGTGAGTGAGCAATTGTCGTCTGCGCCCATCGGCGCCTTGCATCAGGAGATTGCAGGGCTCGAAGAGCTTGAAGACGGCTGGTACGACACTGATGGAGAGGCAGGTAGAGCGCCAAATCCGGAAGCGATCCAAGGAGTCCGGAACCTCACGCCAGCTTTCCGGTTCTACGCATTGCCTTGTCCACATGTGTTTCCGTCCGTTGACGGCGGCGTTGCTATGGAATGGACACTGGGAGAGATTGAGGCGTCCATCGAATTCGGCGACTCGTCCGAGTATGCAACGGTCGCCTCATGGGACGCGACAACGGATAAACACATTTATGAGGAAGGTGTCCGAGTCGACAGAAAGTTCCTAAGGGACTGGCTGGGTGGCCTCATAGGCACACAAGTGCGGTGAGTTGGCCCGAACTGGAGGCTGGAGAAGCCGAAATCACCGATTCTTCTGAACGCCTGAGGCGTCAGATACACCCCAGATGGTTCCGCACCGACGGGTCCATCAAGTCAGAGGCATTCAAGCCCGGAAATAAGGTTGCGTCCACGACTAGGGATTCACTTCTTTCGCCGGAGGAAGCCCATTCCCGCTATCTGAACCCAACAGTGGTAGCTGCTTTGTCACAGTAGCCGAAATCGAAGACTGCGGACTTCGTGCTATTGACGACTCTGAAGTCGATGATGTGCCGTACGGCCATGCTTATATCGACCTCCGAATCTGTGGCAGAAGCGAGATGGACAGGAAGGCAAAGCAGCTCAAGAAGTTCGCGATGGAAAACGGGATATGGCGTCCTAGCGAGGTTGCCTGAACAAAGCTGTCACTGAGTGGGCCGGGGAGGATTTGAACCTCCGAAGGCGAATGCCGACGGGTTTACAGCCCGTTCCCTTTGGCCGCTCGGGCACCGACCCAACGAGGGACAACCCTACTTGCCTGCATCATTACCGCCCTACTCGAATTTCAGCTCGCTGGGTGGGGATATCTCCCAGCCGGCTTCTCTGAGGGCGGCAGCAGCATCTTCCTGATTCCGGCGTACTGCCGCTTTCAGCTGAATGGACTCCCACCGGGCTCTGTGCTCTTGGACCACCTGCTCCCAACCGGGCCGGGGATCGACCATCTCTTCTGTGATAATGAACTCCACAATGTCTTCCAAGCTGGGACGGAAGCGCTTGCCTCCCACGGGTAGGTGGAGGTCCCGGAGCTTGCGGGTCTTGCGCCTGTCTCCCAGGTAGACCGCGTCTAGATCATCACGCTGACCGGCTACGTGGAGGTGGGCGCTGGGAAACTGGTTAACGGGATTGCGGGCATAGTCAACGCCGAGGAGTAATTGGTCGTCTTCCATATCTGGCGATGTGTAGAGGCTCATAGTGCTCTCGGTCATGGTCAGGTAGACACCTTCGGGGTCCAACTCGTATGAGTGCTGCATGTAGAGGAAGATGACGGCCTTTCTACTGGAGGGTGAAATCGGGATTGGTTCTGGGTTTGGATTGGAACTCGTAATCCCCTTGCCGATGATTCCGTGACCTTTGTCGGTCTTCAAGGATGAGACTCGAATGCCATGGGTGAC
It includes:
- a CDS encoding IS30 family transposase; this translates as MADHAQITADTGVPIYFCRPPCPWQRGTNENTNGLLRQYLPKGTDLSPISQHELDQIAAEPNGRPRRVLQWMTPLEAINQTSAMTT